The following coding sequences lie in one Deltaproteobacteria bacterium genomic window:
- a CDS encoding ArsA family ATPase, giving the protein MKDFATVLDSHRILVCVGSGGVGKTTTSAALAVWGALHGRRTAVVTIDPAKRLADCLGLTLSHTEATPISTEVFARAGLTPTGTLTALMVDQQSAWDATVAKYAPTPEARDRILANRFYQGLSQTFAGSHEYMALNTLATLVYSDAYDLIVLDTPPVRQALDFLEAPARLQRFLDSKLSRWFMRPVVERGWAAFSFANQTTAMLLRKIEEATGISTLGEVAEFFTAMRGMFEDFEVRFSRVSALLASEDTAFLLVTSPEAAVLKEAEGFRAGLERMEIALKGVIVNRVHEQWQATQAQTLDTKQITTQMRRRFPQVEAGDIRWMVKNFLAYQELAKSEALRLQDFHRELSSSVPVVAIPLLHESLADLQGLTALHRYFVSEKRLKTA; this is encoded by the coding sequence ATGAAAGATTTTGCCACGGTTCTGGACTCGCATCGTATCCTAGTGTGTGTGGGCAGCGGCGGCGTGGGAAAGACCACGACTTCAGCAGCGTTGGCCGTCTGGGGAGCGCTGCACGGACGACGCACGGCAGTGGTCACGATCGATCCCGCCAAGCGGTTAGCCGACTGCTTAGGTCTGACCTTGTCCCACACTGAGGCAACACCCATCTCTACCGAGGTTTTTGCTCGTGCCGGGTTGACTCCGACTGGCACCCTGACGGCATTGATGGTAGATCAGCAAAGTGCGTGGGATGCCACCGTTGCCAAATACGCACCCACTCCAGAAGCGCGCGACCGTATCCTAGCCAATCGCTTTTATCAGGGATTGTCGCAAACGTTTGCCGGCTCACATGAATACATGGCCCTCAATACGCTGGCGACCCTCGTCTACAGCGATGCTTATGACTTGATCGTTCTCGACACCCCGCCGGTCCGACAAGCACTCGATTTTCTGGAAGCGCCGGCGCGGCTTCAACGGTTTCTGGACAGCAAGCTGAGTCGCTGGTTCATGCGACCTGTGGTGGAGCGCGGCTGGGCGGCTTTCTCCTTCGCCAATCAAACGACGGCGATGCTGTTGCGCAAGATCGAAGAGGCAACCGGCATTTCCACCTTGGGAGAGGTTGCCGAGTTTTTTACCGCTATGCGCGGCATGTTCGAGGACTTCGAGGTGCGGTTCTCGCGGGTAAGCGCCCTACTGGCAAGCGAAGACACGGCGTTTCTACTGGTGACGAGTCCAGAGGCGGCGGTGCTGAAGGAGGCCGAAGGCTTTCGCGCGGGACTTGAGCGCATGGAGATCGCGCTCAAAGGCGTGATTGTGAACCGGGTACACGAACAGTGGCAAGCGACACAAGCGCAAACGTTAGACACCAAGCAGATAACGACACAGATGCGGCGGCGCTTTCCCCAAGTCGAGGCGGGTGACATTCGCTGGATGGTGAAAAACTTCCTGGCATATCAGGAGTTGGCCAAGAGCGAAGCGCTGCGTCTCCAAGACTTCCACCGCGAACTATCCTCATCCGTTCCCGTCGTTGCCATCCCACTCCTGCACGAATCGCTGGCGGATTTACAGGGATTGACCGCTCTGCACCGGTATTTCGTTTCTGAGAAGCGCCTGAAAACGGCGTGA
- a CDS encoding AAA family ATPase — MPPTERHIDSALAALLHKRVLFFTGKGGVGKTTVASALALAAARAGKKTLLIEIGDNRRAARLLGLPAHPDSSNVLQEFSPALSVLSTSGTAALEEYLHLIIPVKHLVRLLVDSRPYQYFVAAAPGLKELLTLGKIWYEERRKDADTRQPRWDLLIVDLPATGHGLQYLTMPRAARDTFQDGVIHREAERIATWLQDAETTAVNVVTVAEELPVSETREVYRQLADTMHLPLGLLFVNRVHEVPLSHAFLARFSFTEHDSVPERQLAERIVAWARTEATLTEGQEIHFQQLRQLPLPLVFLPFCFAPEFGFAEVESLSLRLERALRQETSGHKPRTKRMTKSTTAS; from the coding sequence GTGCCGCCTACCGAGCGCCATATCGATTCCGCCCTGGCCGCACTGTTACATAAACGTGTGCTCTTCTTCACCGGTAAGGGCGGTGTCGGAAAAACCACCGTCGCTTCCGCTCTCGCATTGGCCGCAGCTCGGGCAGGAAAGAAAACCCTGCTCATCGAAATTGGCGACAATCGGCGCGCCGCTCGCCTCCTTGGGCTTCCCGCGCACCCAGACTCGTCCAACGTTCTGCAAGAATTTTCCCCCGCGCTCTCCGTGCTCTCGACGAGCGGCACGGCTGCGCTGGAGGAATATCTGCATCTGATTATCCCCGTCAAACATCTGGTGCGGCTGTTAGTGGACAGTCGTCCGTATCAGTATTTTGTCGCCGCCGCTCCGGGACTAAAAGAGCTGCTGACGCTAGGGAAAATCTGGTACGAAGAGCGACGCAAGGATGCCGACACTCGCCAGCCGCGCTGGGATCTACTCATCGTCGATCTTCCCGCCACCGGACACGGCCTCCAATATCTCACCATGCCGCGCGCGGCGCGCGACACCTTTCAGGATGGCGTCATCCACCGTGAAGCCGAGCGGATTGCCACATGGCTGCAAGACGCCGAGACCACGGCGGTCAATGTGGTGACTGTGGCCGAGGAATTGCCGGTCAGCGAAACCCGAGAGGTCTATCGACAGCTCGCGGACACGATGCACTTGCCGCTCGGTCTGCTGTTCGTCAATCGCGTGCACGAGGTTCCATTGTCGCACGCCTTTCTTGCTCGCTTCAGCTTCACAGAACACGACTCCGTCCCTGAACGACAGCTTGCCGAGCGGATCGTGGCTTGGGCGCGCACCGAAGCCACACTCACCGAAGGGCAGGAAATTCACTTCCAACAGTTGCGGCAACTTCCCCTTCCTCTGGTGTTCCTCCCCTTCTGTTTTGCCCCGGAGTTCGGGTTTGCCGAGGTGGAATCGCTTTCGCTGCGTCTGGAAAGAGCGCTGAGACAAGAAACGTCCGGGCACAAGCCGCGAACGAAGCGGATGACGAAGTCCACCACAGCATCATGA
- a CDS encoding ketoacyl-ACP synthase III, which yields MGARIVGTGSAVPATRLTNDDLSERVATNHDWIVSRTGIHERRALKQGEDLIDLMHEASTQALQAAGISAKDLQAIVVATVSGEYYFPSAACLLQTRLGVDSIPAFDVGAACAGFVYGMSVVHSYAKSGDYGKMLLVGADALSSMVSWKDRATCVLFGDGAGAIVLDTQPGDRGLLSTVIESSGALWELLYVRSGHRLAFDQEGEMPEGWGIKMKGPELFKVAVRALSDVANKALDRAGLTPQDVSLMVPHQANLRIIQAVADRMGLGMDKVHCNVQRFGNTSAASIPIALDEAVRAGKIHDNDIVVLNACGGGLTWGASVVRW from the coding sequence ATGGGCGCCCGCATCGTTGGTACCGGTTCTGCTGTTCCTGCAACACGTCTTACAAATGACGATCTCTCCGAACGCGTCGCTACCAATCACGATTGGATCGTGTCACGGACGGGTATCCATGAACGGCGCGCGTTAAAGCAAGGGGAAGACCTCATCGACCTGATGCACGAGGCCAGCACACAAGCGCTGCAGGCCGCTGGAATCAGCGCGAAAGACCTCCAGGCCATCGTCGTCGCCACCGTGTCCGGAGAGTATTATTTTCCTTCCGCCGCCTGCTTGTTGCAGACCCGCCTTGGCGTGGATAGCATTCCGGCTTTCGATGTCGGTGCCGCCTGCGCGGGGTTCGTCTACGGCATGTCCGTCGTGCACAGCTATGCCAAGAGCGGCGACTACGGGAAGATGCTGCTCGTCGGTGCCGATGCGCTGAGTTCGATGGTCAGTTGGAAAGATCGCGCCACCTGTGTGCTGTTCGGCGATGGTGCCGGAGCGATCGTGTTGGACACACAGCCCGGCGATCGCGGACTGCTCAGTACAGTGATCGAGTCCAGCGGCGCGCTCTGGGAGCTGCTCTATGTGCGCTCCGGGCATCGTCTGGCGTTCGACCAAGAAGGAGAAATGCCCGAGGGGTGGGGCATCAAAATGAAAGGACCGGAGCTGTTCAAAGTCGCGGTGCGCGCGTTGTCGGACGTAGCCAACAAAGCCCTCGATCGTGCCGGTCTCACGCCACAAGATGTCAGCCTCATGGTGCCTCACCAAGCCAACCTCCGCATCATCCAAGCCGTGGCCGACCGCATGGGTCTCGGGATGGACAAAGTGCACTGCAATGTCCAACGCTTTGGCAACACCTCTGCCGCTTCCATTCCCATCGCTTTGGATGAAGCCGTGCGCGCGGGGAAAATCCACGACAACGATATCGTCGTGTTAAATGCGTGCGGTGGCGGGTTGACGTGGGGAGCCTCGGTCGTGCGGTGGTAA